Proteins from one Aspergillus nidulans FGSC A4 chromosome VIII genomic window:
- a CDS encoding translation elongation factor 1 subunit beta (transcript_id=CADANIAT00001464) has translation MGFTDFVSDAGLTIANTFFGSRSYVVGTSPSQADVVTFKAFSSAPDAEKYPNVARWYKHIASYEPEFGSLPGDASKEFTAYGPEGAELPTNPKDKPAAEDDDDMDLFGSDEEEDEEVAKKHAANLAAYKAKKEAKGPKPAAKSIVTLEVKPWDDETNLQEMEANVRAIEKDGLVWGASKFVAVGFGIKKLQINMVVEDEKISIDELQAQIEEDEDHVQSTDVAAMQKL, from the exons ATGGGTTTCACCGACTTCGTTTCTGACGCTGGCCTCACCA TTGCCAACACCTTCTTCGGCTCTCGCAGCTATGTTGTTGG CACCTCTCCTTCCCAGGCCGATGTCGTGACCTTCAAGGCCTTCTCCAGCGCCCCTGACGCTGAGAAGTACCCCAACGTTGCCCGTTGGTACAAGCACATTGCCTCTTACGAGCCCGAGTTCGGCAGCCTGCCCGGTGATGCCTCTAAGGAGTTTACTGCCTACGGTCCCGAGGGTGCTGAGCTCCCTACCAACCCCAAGGACAAGCccgctgctgaggatgatgacgacatgGATCTCTTTGGcagtgacgaggaggaggatgaggaggttgccAAGAAGCACGCTGCCAACCTTGCTGCATacaaggccaagaaggaggccaagggTCCTAAGCCGGCCGCCAAGTCCATTGTCACTCTCGAAGTTAAGCCTTGGG ATGATGAGACTAACCtccaggagatggaggccaaCGTTCGCGCTATCGAGAAGGACGGTCTCGTTTGGGGTGCCTCCAAGTTCGTCGCTGTTGGTTTCGGTATTAAGAAGCTCCAGATCAACATGGTCGTCGAAGATGAAAAGATCTCCATCGACGAGCTCCAGGCCCAGatcgaggaggacgaggaccaCGTCCAGTCTACCGATGTC GCTGCTATGCAGAAGCTGTAA